One segment of Natronosalvus halobius DNA contains the following:
- a CDS encoding uracil-DNA glycosylase, translating to MDGLEVTGCTRCSDLVESRSQIVNGAGPEDADLLFIGEGPGATEDREGEPFVGRSGSVLDDHLRDVGLHREDVRITNCVRCRPPENRDPTKAELANCRGYLEIEIARLDPEVIVTLGKVPSEHLLERSVAVTKEAGTVEDARIGDTARRVLICLHPAATLYDRSQTDTFAETLETAAELAGLDDGGEGGQSRLDGFD from the coding sequence ATGGACGGCCTCGAGGTGACGGGCTGTACGCGCTGTAGCGACCTGGTCGAGTCGCGCAGTCAGATCGTCAACGGAGCGGGGCCCGAGGACGCCGACCTCCTGTTCATCGGGGAGGGACCCGGTGCGACCGAGGACCGCGAAGGGGAACCGTTCGTCGGGAGGAGCGGGTCGGTTCTCGACGACCACCTCCGGGACGTGGGCCTCCACCGGGAGGACGTCCGCATCACGAACTGCGTGCGCTGTCGGCCACCCGAGAACCGGGACCCGACGAAGGCGGAACTCGCGAACTGTCGGGGCTACCTCGAGATTGAAATCGCCCGACTCGACCCAGAGGTGATCGTCACGCTCGGCAAGGTGCCGAGCGAACACCTGCTCGAGCGGTCGGTCGCGGTGACGAAAGAAGCCGGAACCGTCGAGGACGCCCGCATCGGCGACACCGCGAGACGCGTCCTGATCTGTCTCCACCCGGCCGCGACGCTGTACGACCGGAGCCAGACCGATACGTTCGCAGAAACGCTCGAGACGGCGGCGGAGTTGGCGGGGCTCGACGACGGTGGCGAGGGTGGCCAGTCGCGCCTCGACGGGTTCGACTAG
- a CDS encoding substrate-binding domain-containing protein: MSDKTRWTNKRRTFLKGAGVTATAGLAGCLGDLTGDGGDDGEVRMVLNPAEGDVDMMKQYQPLFDYLEDETGATIDATETSSYTATVDAIRNDQAEIADISPTGVIAAPDSMDVLGIRIAYGAEQYFSLIATTPDSEIEELADLQGTDVSLSDPLSVSGSLFPLYMLSEAGLDVGNAPDGSPEDFSTRHSDHSTARDELLQQDEVMAAGAGAFVLAPHIPEDQFSDQFLETSAEADGVGSADEELRLLSESDPIPRAPIVARSNWDSSLKGDIEEALLNATEEDLIDEDSDEQLWFTGVKEGSVEDYDPIKNVMDALGLEFADLADA, from the coding sequence ATGTCCGATAAGACACGGTGGACAAACAAGCGGCGAACGTTCCTCAAAGGTGCAGGTGTGACGGCGACGGCGGGGCTGGCGGGTTGTCTGGGAGATCTCACGGGTGACGGTGGAGACGACGGCGAGGTTCGGATGGTGCTGAACCCCGCTGAAGGCGACGTCGACATGATGAAACAGTACCAGCCGCTGTTCGACTACCTCGAGGACGAGACCGGGGCCACGATCGACGCGACCGAAACGAGCAGTTACACGGCGACGGTCGACGCGATTCGGAACGACCAGGCGGAAATCGCAGACATCTCGCCAACGGGCGTGATCGCGGCACCCGACTCCATGGACGTCCTGGGTATCCGCATTGCCTACGGTGCAGAACAGTACTTCTCGCTGATCGCGACGACGCCGGACAGCGAAATCGAAGAACTGGCTGACCTCCAGGGCACCGACGTGTCGCTCAGTGACCCGCTCTCGGTCTCCGGGAGCCTCTTCCCACTGTACATGCTCTCGGAAGCCGGACTCGACGTCGGGAACGCGCCCGACGGCAGTCCCGAGGACTTCAGCACGCGTCACTCGGACCACTCGACCGCTCGAGACGAACTCCTCCAGCAGGACGAGGTCATGGCCGCCGGCGCAGGCGCGTTCGTGCTCGCGCCGCACATCCCCGAGGACCAGTTCTCGGATCAATTCCTGGAGACCTCGGCCGAGGCCGACGGTGTGGGTAGTGCAGACGAGGAACTGCGACTCCTCTCCGAATCCGACCCCATCCCACGAGCGCCGATCGTCGCCCGTTCGAACTGGGACTCCTCGCTGAAGGGCGACATCGAGGAGGCGTTGCTGAACGCGACCGAGGAGGATCTCATCGACGAGGACTCCGACGAGCAACTTTGGTTCACCGGCGTGAAGGAAGGATCGGTCGAGGACTACGACCCAATCAAGAACGTCATGGACGCACTCGGTCTCGAGTTCGCCGATCTCGCCGACGCGTAA
- the phnC gene encoding phosphonate ABC transporter ATP-binding protein, whose product MSYISVEGVSKRFGDTQALKDVSFEVPQGEFVVVLGASGSGKSTLLRCMNGLTKPTSGTITINDTDITEPHPEIAMIFQQHNIIGQMSAYSNALTGTLQRSGVLESVLQSHDREDKLEALQALETVGLLDEAGQRANQMSGGQQQRVGIARALVQKPMTLLADEPVASLDPGSAQKVMTYLLRAAENRQLTTVVSLHQVNLARQFGERFIGLKHGEVVFDGYAEDFDLDVIDRIYDSPSVDGTDLGDLIDDETEATAQ is encoded by the coding sequence ATGTCATATATCAGTGTCGAGGGGGTGAGCAAACGATTTGGCGATACGCAGGCGTTGAAAGACGTCTCGTTCGAGGTCCCACAGGGCGAGTTCGTCGTGGTACTCGGAGCGTCAGGATCGGGAAAATCTACCCTTCTGCGGTGTATGAACGGGCTGACGAAGCCCACATCCGGGACGATCACGATAAACGATACCGACATCACGGAACCGCACCCGGAGATCGCGATGATCTTCCAGCAGCACAACATCATCGGGCAGATGAGCGCCTACTCGAACGCACTCACCGGAACGTTACAGCGAAGCGGCGTGCTCGAGAGTGTGCTCCAGTCTCACGACCGGGAGGATAAACTCGAGGCGCTACAGGCCCTCGAGACCGTCGGATTGCTCGACGAGGCGGGCCAGCGAGCGAACCAGATGAGCGGGGGGCAGCAACAGCGCGTCGGGATCGCTCGAGCGCTGGTGCAAAAGCCGATGACGCTACTCGCGGACGAACCCGTCGCCAGCCTCGACCCCGGGAGCGCACAGAAAGTGATGACCTACCTCCTACGAGCGGCGGAGAATCGCCAGTTGACGACCGTCGTAAGCTTACATCAGGTGAACCTCGCCCGCCAGTTCGGCGAGCGATTCATCGGCCTGAAACACGGTGAAGTCGTCTTCGACGGCTACGCAGAAGACTTCGACCTCGACGTGATCGACCGAATCTACGATTCACCCTCGGTCGACGGAACCGATCTGGGTGATCTCATCGACGACGAAACGGAGGCGACCGCACAGTGA
- the phnE gene encoding phosphonate ABC transporter, permease protein PhnE: MSQQTFSPEVKQRYKEIRRARRIRAVIGGLLFLAVMALFYRALIAVEMTVAQYIRYGPQFLGALEQYFPVTTVNGVPVLDVGQYWEFIIDRNLFGQAGITLAMGFAGTIMGFPLALLFSVLGSGRVTPFPFNFLFRGVMSSIRAIPALVWALIYVPLGGVTPFTATLAIATDTIGNLGRLFTDELEEIESGPIEAIQTTGAGRIQVIVFGMLSQVTTPFIAWTLYILEINIRIAVSLGIIGGGGIGYTLAVQQRLFEYTNMMATILVILVLIISVEMFSQRVRSYIRAEEEPMGLWELLKGFPRRMAESLAK; this comes from the coding sequence GTGAGCCAACAGACGTTCTCGCCGGAGGTAAAGCAGCGCTACAAGGAAATTCGACGTGCACGTCGAATCCGGGCCGTAATCGGCGGACTCCTCTTTCTGGCCGTCATGGCGCTCTTCTATCGCGCGCTAATCGCCGTCGAGATGACCGTCGCCCAGTACATACGCTACGGGCCGCAGTTCCTCGGGGCGCTCGAGCAGTACTTCCCGGTCACGACCGTCAACGGCGTCCCGGTTCTCGACGTGGGCCAGTACTGGGAGTTCATCATCGATCGGAATCTCTTCGGGCAGGCGGGAATTACCCTCGCGATGGGCTTTGCAGGGACGATCATGGGCTTCCCGCTCGCGCTGCTGTTCAGCGTCCTTGGATCCGGACGGGTCACGCCGTTCCCGTTCAACTTCCTCTTCCGGGGGGTCATGTCCTCGATTCGAGCCATCCCAGCACTCGTCTGGGCGCTGATCTACGTTCCGCTCGGCGGCGTGACGCCGTTCACCGCGACACTCGCGATCGCTACCGACACGATCGGGAATCTGGGTCGCCTGTTCACGGACGAACTGGAGGAGATCGAATCGGGGCCGATCGAGGCGATCCAGACGACCGGTGCAGGGCGCATTCAGGTGATCGTCTTTGGGATGCTCTCGCAGGTGACCACGCCGTTCATCGCGTGGACGCTCTACATCCTCGAGATCAACATTCGAATCGCGGTTAGTCTGGGAATCATCGGCGGTGGCGGGATCGGCTACACCCTGGCCGTCCAGCAGCGCCTGTTCGAGTACACGAACATGATGGCGACGATCCTCGTAATCCTGGTGCTGATCATCTCCGTAGAGATGTTCAGCCAGCGCGTTCGGTCCTACATCCGCGCCGAAGAGGAGCCGATGGGACTGTGGGAACTGCTAAAGGGCTTCCCCAGGCGGATGGCCGAGTCACTCGCGAAGTAA
- the hisH gene encoding imidazole glycerol phosphate synthase subunit HisH, whose product MTKSTLSSPAESEETLADVAIVDYGLGNLRSVTRGLERAGAAVEITDDPADFEDADGVVLPGVGAFREGVENADPLRDDLLAVAERGQPLFGICLGMQMLLTSSEEGETDGESAVTGLDLISGTNVRFAEGQKIPHMGWNELAVEREHPLVEGVDGRYAYFVHSYYAVPDDESATVATTDYERRFPSIVANEAGNVFGTQFHPEKSGETGLQILRNFVGICTNHR is encoded by the coding sequence ATGACCAAGAGCACGCTATCGTCCCCAGCGGAGAGCGAGGAGACCCTCGCCGACGTCGCCATCGTCGACTACGGCCTGGGCAACCTCCGGAGCGTCACTCGCGGCCTCGAGCGCGCGGGCGCCGCCGTCGAAATCACCGACGACCCGGCCGACTTCGAGGACGCCGATGGCGTCGTTCTTCCCGGTGTCGGCGCGTTCCGCGAAGGCGTCGAGAACGCCGATCCGCTCCGGGATGACCTCCTGGCGGTCGCCGAGCGCGGCCAGCCGCTCTTCGGGATCTGTCTCGGTATGCAGATGCTCCTGACATCGAGCGAAGAGGGCGAGACCGACGGCGAGTCGGCCGTCACCGGCCTGGACCTGATCTCCGGAACCAACGTCCGCTTCGCCGAGGGCCAGAAGATCCCCCACATGGGCTGGAACGAACTCGCGGTCGAACGAGAGCATCCGCTCGTCGAGGGCGTCGACGGGCGCTACGCCTACTTCGTTCACTCCTACTACGCCGTCCCCGACGACGAATCGGCGACGGTGGCGACCACCGACTACGAGCGACGGTTCCCCTCGATCGTCGCGAACGAGGCGGGCAACGTCTTCGGGACCCAGTTCCACCCGGAGAAGAGCGGCGAGACGGGGCTCCAGATCCTGCGGAACTTCGTCGGGATTTGTACGAATCACAGGTGA
- a CDS encoding MSCRAMM family adhesin SdrC — MVDTGDGGNQTGDLTERALESNAPLDGGSTVERALSLARRGASDGSLTMATGAVVLWRGLRSIRRGRVRGVIPTAIGIAAVGAGVKRRRASTGESDKSTSDEAHAAAQRGDQGRETGLDASSDAFDWQDDETSSLEPAVDDESAAETPAAGDPRLDDDDTEEADLSDTAVADEVSEATGPSAEQAQPTMSIDSEVDPEAGGPRPGVLDGDDSNEEADTDEYSGGDAKRQDESDRDESQADDEGDVDGSDAGDGVGQEE; from the coding sequence ATGGTCGACACAGGAGACGGCGGGAATCAGACGGGCGATCTGACCGAACGAGCGCTCGAGTCGAACGCGCCGCTCGACGGCGGGTCGACGGTCGAACGAGCGCTATCGCTGGCCAGACGCGGCGCGAGCGACGGATCGCTCACGATGGCGACCGGCGCCGTGGTCCTCTGGCGAGGGCTCCGATCGATTCGACGGGGTCGAGTGCGCGGCGTCATCCCGACCGCCATCGGCATCGCGGCCGTCGGCGCCGGCGTCAAGCGACGCCGTGCGAGCACCGGGGAATCAGACAAATCCACGTCAGACGAGGCCCACGCAGCAGCACAACGGGGAGATCAGGGTCGCGAAACCGGGCTCGATGCCTCGAGCGACGCGTTCGACTGGCAAGACGACGAGACGTCGTCACTCGAGCCGGCCGTCGACGACGAATCGGCCGCAGAAACCCCGGCAGCGGGCGATCCACGGCTAGACGATGACGATACCGAGGAAGCAGACCTCTCGGATACCGCAGTCGCGGACGAAGTGAGCGAGGCGACCGGTCCATCGGCCGAACAGGCACAACCGACGATGTCGATCGATAGCGAGGTCGACCCCGAAGCCGGCGGGCCGAGACCCGGTGTCCTGGACGGCGACGATTCGAACGAGGAAGCCGACACGGATGAATACAGCGGGGGCGACGCGAAACGCCAGGACGAGAGCGACCGGGACGAGTCGCAGGCGGACGACGAGGGCGATGTCGATGGCAGCGATGCGGGTGACGGCGTCGGGCAGGAGGAGTGA
- a CDS encoding DUF3006 domain-containing protein has product MARQPTRTRRTVLGTIAGLAMGTTAGIVSGSGDGAPSQDGPADAPASRTQPTAPTSNSGLPFETFVATVDRIVDGEHVVILLEEGGRTVDQLVVPRDRLPTVQERDRLVVLVRDGNLAAAWPLPDRLDPRLGE; this is encoded by the coding sequence ATGGCTCGACAGCCCACTCGAACTCGCCGTACCGTACTCGGAACGATTGCCGGCCTCGCCATGGGCACTACTGCGGGAATCGTTAGCGGGAGCGGCGACGGAGCCCCCTCACAGGACGGGCCCGCCGACGCTCCGGCATCGCGCACCCAGCCAACGGCTCCCACCTCGAATTCGGGGCTCCCGTTCGAAACGTTCGTTGCGACCGTCGACCGAATCGTCGACGGCGAACACGTAGTCATCCTGCTCGAGGAGGGCGGGCGAACCGTCGATCAACTCGTCGTGCCTCGTGATCGCCTCCCGACCGTCCAGGAGCGCGACCGACTCGTCGTGCTCGTTCGGGACGGGAACCTCGCCGCAGCCTGGCCGCTGCCCGACCGTCTCGATCCCCGCCTGGGGGAGTAA
- a CDS encoding aldo/keto reductase, with translation MSETPVPQPGFGTSGHEGETCTESVVRALEAGYRHVDTAQMYDNEAAVGAALERSDVDREDVFLATKVHPSNLAHDDVLETTEESLDRLGVDSIDLLYVHWPTDAYDPAETLPAMDEVRERGLTRNVGVSNFTVELLEEAREILDSPIVANQVELHPFLQQDDLVEYGREHDLTTVAYCPIAKGNVAGNDALEAIADAHDATPVQVTLAWHYAREGVVPIPKATGDHVEENYAALDVALSDDELDRIAELDRGERLVDPDAAAWNR, from the coding sequence ATGAGCGAGACACCCGTCCCACAACCCGGCTTCGGAACGTCTGGTCACGAAGGAGAGACCTGCACCGAGAGCGTCGTACGAGCGCTCGAGGCCGGCTACCGCCACGTCGACACCGCCCAGATGTACGACAACGAGGCTGCAGTCGGGGCCGCGCTCGAGCGAAGCGACGTCGACCGCGAGGACGTGTTCCTGGCGACGAAGGTCCACCCCTCGAACCTCGCACACGACGACGTCCTCGAGACCACCGAGGAGAGCCTCGATCGACTCGGAGTCGATTCGATCGACCTGCTGTACGTCCACTGGCCGACCGACGCCTACGACCCCGCAGAGACGTTGCCCGCGATGGACGAGGTTCGCGAGCGCGGGCTGACGCGCAATGTCGGCGTGAGTAACTTCACCGTCGAGTTGCTCGAAGAGGCTCGAGAGATCCTCGACTCACCCATCGTGGCCAACCAGGTCGAACTGCACCCGTTCCTCCAGCAGGACGACCTGGTCGAGTACGGACGCGAGCACGACCTAACGACGGTGGCCTACTGTCCGATCGCGAAGGGCAACGTCGCCGGGAACGACGCGCTCGAGGCGATCGCCGACGCTCACGACGCCACGCCCGTCCAGGTGACGCTCGCGTGGCACTACGCCCGTGAGGGCGTGGTCCCCATCCCGAAGGCGACCGGCGACCACGTCGAGGAGAACTACGCGGCGCTCGACGTGGCGTTGAGCGACGACGAACTGGATCGCATCGCCGAACTCGACCGTGGCGAGCGACTGGTCGATCCGGACGCGGCCGCGTGGAATCGCTGA
- a CDS encoding cohesin domain-containing protein produces MIGIGRRLLVASLALALVTSAVALAGFGVGTVTAGDAVATISPTPYEVEAQPGEEIEIDVVMGSQGAHGEGVASYELIAQYHPNYLEVTDIEAGDWLEQGEETEIREERVIANEAGTAILEQRRDPVAGGATGQTRVATITVQVVTDAPAAQTTLSFGNSEVYLEREFPLAVHDREVTISIDGGEEPHEPFDHPDPQNRDVLEADANDSADEPDTAGTGDELDSSDSTDDVDENASGSAAESGSDEPRGADDVDSVPGFTPVSLLVVLLALAGFYRVLDGER; encoded by the coding sequence ATGATCGGCATCGGCCGCCGACTCCTCGTCGCGTCGCTCGCGCTGGCACTGGTGACGTCCGCCGTCGCACTGGCCGGGTTCGGGGTCGGGACCGTCACCGCCGGCGACGCCGTCGCCACAATCTCGCCGACGCCCTACGAGGTCGAGGCCCAACCCGGCGAGGAAATCGAAATCGACGTCGTCATGGGCAGCCAGGGCGCCCACGGCGAGGGCGTCGCCTCCTACGAGTTGATCGCCCAGTACCACCCCAATTACCTCGAGGTCACGGACATCGAGGCGGGCGACTGGCTCGAACAGGGCGAGGAAACGGAAATCCGCGAGGAACGGGTGATCGCCAACGAGGCCGGAACGGCGATCCTCGAGCAGCGGCGCGATCCAGTGGCCGGCGGAGCGACGGGGCAGACTCGCGTCGCCACGATCACGGTCCAGGTCGTGACGGACGCACCGGCGGCACAGACGACACTCTCCTTCGGAAACTCGGAGGTCTACCTCGAGCGCGAGTTCCCGCTCGCAGTGCACGACCGGGAGGTGACGATCTCGATCGACGGCGGGGAGGAACCGCACGAGCCGTTCGATCACCCCGATCCGCAGAATCGCGACGTGCTCGAGGCGGATGCAAACGATTCGGCCGACGAACCCGATACCGCCGGTACTGGGGACGAACTGGACTCGAGCGACTCCACCGACGATGTGGACGAGAACGCCTCCGGATCGGCGGCCGAGTCAGGCAGCGACGAGCCACGCGGGGCAGACGATGTCGATTCGGTGCCCGGATTCACGCCCGTCTCCCTGCTCGTGGTGCTCCTCGCACTCGCTGGGTTCTACCGGGTCCTGGATGGAGAACGATAG
- a CDS encoding DUF7350 domain-containing protein, with product MYGSPPLSRRRLLQRATAGAGTLAIAGCLERGEDDTPESTGDDEPNGSDDGTDGPDDLLAFPEIENPPDAVYRPTHRERVRMLEPVDAGDYHVAGMVTYPHPFWLVDGSGVETVEPDRDDVHLMVTAWDRETGQVVPVDSSPVLELSQDGEFVREVRPWLMLSQQMGFHFGDNLSLDGDGTYRVEGRLSPVSIRKTGAFEDRLDDPVSFEFAFDFDDDLRRLATEVEYFPEDEWGERGALEPMANGDGESDNDVSDHDGHAIPYSSTPPTGGLPGSLQEPLESGDAVFEVTILEPGSRFVDGEADAGTDTGTDGRYLAVSPRTPYNHCVLPLMALEVTVDGDSRRLTETLDHELGLHYGTALATDPDEATLELEVRTPPQVSRHRGYETAFLEMPSASTVISL from the coding sequence ATGTACGGATCCCCCCCGCTTTCGCGACGCCGCCTCCTCCAGCGAGCGACCGCCGGGGCCGGCACACTCGCCATCGCCGGCTGTCTCGAGCGCGGTGAGGACGACACCCCGGAATCGACCGGGGACGACGAACCGAACGGATCGGACGACGGCACCGATGGACCCGACGACCTGCTCGCGTTCCCCGAAATCGAGAACCCGCCGGACGCGGTGTACCGACCGACCCACCGCGAGCGCGTGCGGATGCTCGAGCCCGTCGACGCCGGCGACTACCACGTCGCCGGGATGGTCACCTACCCGCACCCGTTCTGGCTCGTCGACGGGAGCGGCGTCGAGACGGTCGAACCCGACCGTGACGATGTCCACCTGATGGTCACCGCCTGGGATCGCGAGACCGGACAGGTGGTTCCCGTCGACTCGAGTCCCGTCCTCGAACTCTCCCAGGACGGCGAGTTCGTCCGCGAGGTTCGCCCGTGGCTCATGCTCTCCCAGCAGATGGGCTTTCACTTCGGGGACAATCTCTCCCTCGATGGCGACGGTACCTATCGCGTCGAGGGCCGATTGAGCCCGGTCTCGATCCGTAAAACTGGCGCATTCGAGGATCGACTCGATGACCCCGTCTCGTTCGAATTCGCGTTCGACTTCGACGACGACCTTCGCCGACTCGCAACCGAGGTCGAGTACTTCCCCGAAGACGAGTGGGGCGAGCGCGGCGCGCTCGAACCGATGGCGAACGGAGATGGCGAGAGCGACAACGACGTGTCCGATCACGATGGCCACGCTATCCCGTACTCGAGCACACCGCCGACGGGAGGCCTCCCGGGCTCTCTCCAGGAACCGCTCGAGAGTGGCGACGCCGTCTTCGAGGTCACGATTCTCGAGCCAGGTTCCAGATTCGTCGATGGCGAGGCAGACGCCGGTACCGATACCGGCACCGACGGTCGGTACCTCGCCGTCTCCCCACGAACGCCTTACAACCACTGCGTACTCCCGCTGATGGCGCTCGAGGTGACCGTCGACGGCGACTCCCGGCGGCTGACCGAAACCCTCGACCACGAACTCGGCCTTCACTACGGGACGGCGCTGGCGACCGATCCGGACGAGGCTACCCTCGAACTCGAGGTTCGAACACCGCCGCAGGTCTCGAGACACCGGGGCTACGAGACGGCCTTCCTCGAGATGCCGTCTGCGTCGACGGTGATCTCGCTATGA
- a CDS encoding DUF7113 family protein, with the protein MLLIRGRAGGTELTGTLYERGEQSPTFRGAPDEGAPYVWICDEFYEVDSGGTAQLIDGREVHIAFESPMPRGFDTREQALEAATEHIQTQFARIGVDREAVDLEIEKDELDAADVLERDAT; encoded by the coding sequence ATGCTCCTCATACGCGGCCGTGCCGGCGGGACCGAACTCACCGGGACGCTGTACGAGCGCGGTGAGCAGTCGCCCACGTTCCGCGGCGCGCCGGACGAAGGCGCCCCGTACGTCTGGATCTGCGACGAGTTCTACGAGGTCGATAGCGGCGGCACCGCACAGCTCATCGACGGCCGCGAGGTTCACATTGCCTTCGAATCGCCGATGCCACGGGGCTTCGACACCCGTGAACAGGCACTCGAGGCCGCAACCGAGCACATTCAGACCCAGTTCGCCCGCATCGGCGTCGACCGCGAGGCCGTCGACCTCGAGATCGAGAAGGACGAACTCGACGCCGCCGACGTGCTCGAACGGGACGCGACCTAA
- a CDS encoding DNA double-strand break repair nuclease NurA, translated as MTLDPVHFDGIARLARRIDHGADERDHRALAETVWADFLDPLIDGDGRFVLEPLDTVSKHLVDREAIALCDRPFETEHGLDAGTINPTVFKNGLVIDIAQAAMSTTPSSLDLHRSRTMIATVHSNDQTAHVDETWDEFDDGYSRSRAIKVQQRLPRFAEGIVHALALYLAESEHARDHAEDVSDLLILDGPLYPRGLLRWSDQHPDLATFLEENARPKQVVQNYVRLVETFLERDVPLVGFVKNPATRAITRAVQSKDIEAPWGDDGTFFTRILERGEYVSDIDGERWERDTESLTYTGWFRSRGGVDRPLSPEGDALGVDRKLDLEAYEVTFFVIYDPRDDLIYRVESPYGVVRDEGRRDRLTRQVLQDVAVTGGPPQVIEKADELARISASEKRSLREALETQFETVERRTYDDKRWGEEFV; from the coding sequence ATGACACTCGATCCGGTTCACTTTGACGGCATCGCGCGGCTCGCGCGACGGATCGATCACGGGGCCGACGAGCGCGACCACCGGGCGCTCGCCGAGACGGTCTGGGCTGACTTTCTCGACCCGCTGATCGACGGTGACGGCCGATTCGTCCTCGAGCCGCTCGACACCGTCTCGAAGCACCTCGTCGACCGGGAGGCCATCGCCCTCTGTGACCGGCCGTTCGAAACCGAACATGGACTGGACGCCGGGACGATCAACCCGACGGTGTTCAAGAACGGCCTCGTGATCGACATCGCCCAGGCGGCGATGAGCACGACGCCCTCGTCGCTCGACCTCCACCGCTCGCGGACGATGATCGCGACGGTCCACTCGAACGATCAGACGGCCCACGTCGACGAGACGTGGGACGAGTTCGACGACGGGTACAGTCGCTCGCGGGCGATCAAGGTCCAGCAACGACTGCCGCGGTTCGCCGAGGGCATCGTCCACGCGCTGGCGCTCTACCTCGCCGAGAGCGAACACGCCCGCGATCACGCCGAGGACGTCTCGGACCTGCTGATCCTGGACGGGCCGCTCTACCCGCGAGGGCTCCTCCGGTGGTCGGACCAGCACCCGGACCTCGCGACGTTTCTCGAGGAGAATGCCCGGCCGAAACAGGTCGTCCAGAACTACGTTCGACTGGTCGAGACGTTCCTCGAGCGCGACGTCCCACTCGTCGGTTTCGTCAAGAACCCGGCGACACGGGCGATCACCCGGGCGGTGCAGTCGAAGGACATCGAGGCGCCGTGGGGCGACGACGGGACGTTCTTTACCCGCATTCTCGAGCGCGGCGAGTACGTCTCGGACATCGACGGGGAGCGCTGGGAACGCGACACCGAGAGCCTGACCTACACCGGATGGTTCCGTTCGCGAGGCGGCGTCGACAGACCCCTCTCGCCGGAAGGTGACGCACTCGGCGTCGATCGAAAACTCGACCTGGAGGCCTACGAAGTGACGTTCTTCGTGATCTACGACCCACGCGACGACTTGATCTACCGGGTGGAATCGCCGTACGGGGTCGTTCGCGACGAGGGGCGCCGGGACCGACTCACCCGGCAGGTGCTCCAGGACGTGGCCGTCACGGGCGGGCCGCCACAGGTCATCGAGAAGGCGGACGAACTCGCCAGAATCAGCGCGTCCGAGAAACGCTCGCTCCGTGAGGCCCTCGAGACACAGTTCGAGACGGTCGAACGGCGAACGTACGACGACAAGCGGTGGGGCGAGGAGTTCGTCTGA